The following proteins are co-located in the Solanum pennellii chromosome 1, SPENNV200 genome:
- the LOC107006169 gene encoding auxin response factor 1, which translates to MAHVAANHFGGGTHPGASANNALYKELWHACAGPLVTVPREGERVYYFPQGHMEQLEASTHQGVDQHLPSFNLPAKILCKVMNVQLRAESETDEVYAQITLLPEQDQGEITSPDPPPPEPEKCTVHSFCKTLTASDTSTHGGFSVLRRHADECLPPLDMSQQPPWQELVASDLHGNEWHFRHIFRGQPRRHLLTTGWSVFVSAKKLVAGDAFIFLRGDSGELRVGVRRLMRQLNNMPSSVISSHSMHLGVLATASHAIVTGTLFSVFYKPRTSQSEFIVSVNKYLEARNHKLSVGMRFKMRFEGEEVPERRFSGTIVGVGDNPSSRWPDSEWRSLKVHWDEPSSILRPDRVSPWDMEPLVAATPTNTQPPQRNKRARPSVLPSPVQELPALGMWKSPVDSPSSFSYCDPSRGRDLYPSPKLSSAAKGLGYGENGSMPLSTKTMYWSSQSETCTESVAPASEKRPANGCRLFGIELLDCPTIDESSSVAMPSAVVEDQPAPSLNVDSDRNSEPSNPIPSVSCEPEKSSLRSTHESQSKQIRSCTKVHMQGKAVGRAVDLTRLDSYEDLLKKLEVMFEIEGELRGSTKKWQVVYTDDEDDMMMVGDDPWHEFCSMVRKIYVYTAEEAKKLSPKIKLPVVDVKPVSDGATVGNDEKA; encoded by the exons atggCACACGTTGCTGCAAATCATTTCGGTGGTGGGACACATCCAG GGGCGTCTGCAAATAATGCATTATACAAGGAACTTTGGCATGCCTGCGCTGGACCTCTCGTAACAGTTCCCCGTGAAGGGGAAAGAGTTTATTATTTCCCACAGGGTCACATGGAACAG CTTGAAGCGTCGACACACCAGGGAGTAGACCAACACCTTCCTTCCTTCAATTTGCCAGCTAAAATTTTATGCAAAGTGATGAATGTTCAACTTCGT gcTGAGTCAGAGACAGATGAGGTGTATGCACAGATAACTTTGCTTCCTGAACAAGAT CAAGGCGAGATCACAAGCCCTGATCCCCCTCCCCCTGAACCTGAAAAGTGCACTGTCCATTCGTTTTGCAAAACTCTTACTGCATCTGATACTAGCACCCATGGTGGGTTTTCTGTTCTCCGAAGGCATGCAGATGAATGTTTGCCTCCACTG GATATGTCACAGCAACCACCATGGCAGGAATTGGTTGCCAGTGATCTACATGGCAATGAATGGCACTTTCGCCACATTTTTCGAG GTCAACCTAGGCGACACTTGCTAACAACTGGGTGGAGTGTCTTTGTCAGTGCAAAGAAGTTGGTTGCTGGTGATGCTTTCATCTTTCTCAG GGGAGACAGTGGGGAGCTTCGAGTTGGTGTTAGGAGACTCATGAGACAGCTAAATAATATGCCATCTTCTGTGATTTCAAGTCACAGTATGCATCTGGGTGTTCTTGCAACTGCATCTCATGCCATCGTGACTGGGACCCTCTTCTCTGTGTTCTATAAGCCTAG GACTAGTCAGTCAGAATTCATTGTCAGTGTGAACAAATATCTTGAAGCACGAAATCACAAGCTCTCTGTTGGGATGAGGTTTAAAATGAGATTTGAGGGTGAGGAAGTTCCCGAAAGAAG GTTTAGTGGAACAATTGTTGGTGTTGGTGATAACCCGTCATCTAGATGGCCTGATTCTGAATGGAGATCTTTGAAg GTACACTGGGATGAACCATCATCAATTTTGCGTCCAGATAGGGTTTCTCCATGGGATATGGAACCACTTGTCGCTGCAACACCTACAAACACCCAGCCTCCTCAAAGAAATAAGCGTGCTCGACCGTCAGTTTTACCGTCGCCAGTGCAAGAACTTCCTGCTTTAG GAATGTGGAAGTCTCCTGTAGATTCtccttcatcattctcatactGTGATCCATCTCGTGGGCGAGATCTCTATCCTTCACCAAAACTTTCTTCTGCTGCAAAGGGCCTGGGTTATGGTGAGAATGGTTCCATGCCTCTTTCTACCAAAACAATGTACTGGTCAAGTCAATCAGAGACATGTACTGAGTCTGTTGCACCTGCTAGTGAAAAGAGACCAGCTAATGGATGTAGGTTATTTGGTATTGAGTTGCTGGATTGCCCAACCATAGACGAATCCTCATCGGTTGCTATGCCAAGTGCTGTAGTGGAGGATCAGCCAGCTCCATCTTTAAATGTTGATTCTGACCGAAACTCAGAACCATCAAATCCAATTCCTTCAGTAAGTTGTGAACCTGAAAAGTCATCTCTGAGGTCTACCCACGAGTCTCAAAGCAAACAAATCCGGAGTTGCACTAAG GTGCATATGCAAGGGAAGGCAGTTGGGAGGGCAGTTGATCTCACAAGATTAGATAGTTATGAAGATCTGCTTAAGAAATTGGAGGTGATGTTCGAGATTGAAGGTGAACTTCGTGGATCAACCAAGAAATGGCAGGTAGTCTACACAGATGACGAGGACGACATGATGATGGTTGGAGATGACCCATGGCA TGAATTCTGCAGCATGGTTAGAAAAATTTACGTCTACACAGCTGAGGAAGCGAAAAAACTTTCACCAAAGATCAAACTTCCTGTTGTGGACGTGAAACCAGTTTCAGATGGTGCAACTGTTGGCAACGATGAAAAAGCATAG